A window of Deltaproteobacteria bacterium contains these coding sequences:
- a CDS encoding cupin domain-containing protein has protein sequence MGEDISEAVAEKTKFTYDHWMEGLGLPIHTGYFIGDLRTCDLEWWEDRKCKAAFMQLMGQEGVTGAWIQEIAPGESSPPVRFALDEVVYVVEGRGTTTVWRDDNGTRKTFEWQNNSMFIVPRNYHYTINNMQGDKVVRLLHYNYLPLAMSSVGDPEFFFDNPFSGQDVIASGEGEFYSEAKMVTDSGKWNVWNRRVYWYGNFFPDMRAWDKLDENKKRGAGGHSVFIEFPNSELSCHMSVFAARTYKKAHRHGPGRVIVIPAGEGYSILWEEGKEKIVVPWHEASVFVPPNKWFHQHFNAGTTHARYLAFHPPMQFHGYAEKVEDRAKDQIEYPDEDPFIRQKFEEELDKRGTTSLMHEEAYTNYDYEWSKGMGKQ, from the coding sequence ATGGGAGAAGATATCAGCGAAGCCGTAGCAGAGAAGACCAAGTTCACCTACGACCACTGGATGGAGGGCCTGGGACTTCCGATCCACACCGGGTACTTTATCGGGGACCTGCGCACCTGCGACCTCGAATGGTGGGAAGACCGCAAGTGCAAGGCGGCCTTCATGCAACTCATGGGGCAGGAGGGCGTCACCGGAGCCTGGATCCAGGAGATCGCCCCCGGAGAGTCGAGCCCGCCGGTCAGATTCGCCCTCGACGAGGTCGTCTACGTGGTGGAGGGCCGCGGCACCACCACGGTGTGGCGCGACGACAACGGCACCAGGAAGACCTTCGAGTGGCAGAACAACAGCATGTTCATCGTCCCCCGCAACTACCACTACACCATCAACAACATGCAGGGCGACAAGGTGGTCCGGCTGCTGCACTACAACTACCTGCCGCTGGCCATGTCGTCCGTGGGAGACCCGGAGTTCTTCTTCGACAACCCGTTCTCCGGCCAGGACGTCATCGCTTCCGGGGAAGGCGAATTCTACTCCGAGGCCAAGATGGTCACGGACTCGGGCAAGTGGAACGTGTGGAACCGGCGCGTCTACTGGTACGGCAACTTCTTCCCGGACATGCGCGCCTGGGACAAGCTGGACGAGAACAAGAAGCGCGGCGCCGGCGGCCACAGCGTGTTCATCGAGTTCCCCAACTCGGAGCTTTCCTGCCACATGTCGGTGTTCGCGGCGCGCACCTACAAGAAGGCGCACCGCCACGGCCCCGGCAGGGTCATCGTCATTCCGGCGGGCGAAGGCTACTCGATCCTGTGGGAAGAGGGCAAGGAGAAGATCGTGGTCCCGTGGCACGAGGCCAGCGTTTTCGTGCCGCCCAACAAGTGGTTCCACCAGCACTTCAACGCCGGCACCACGCACGCGCGCTACCTGGCCTTCCATCCGCCCATGCAGTTCCACGGCTACGCGGAGAAGGTCGAGGACCGGGCCAAGGACCAGATCGAATATCCGGACGAGGATCCGTTCATCCGGCAGAAGTTCGAGGAAGAGCTGGACAAGCGCGGCACCACGAGCCTGATGCACGAGGAAGCCTATACCAACTACGACTACGAGTGGTCCAAGGGGATGGGAAAACAGTAG
- a CDS encoding SUMF1/EgtB/PvdO family nonheme iron enzyme yields the protein MHSRLRTFAATRVLWLGLVLPLSVVTGALPALSDVLDPAEVTNQDYRRFIHATGRAAPEHWTEGTHPEGSASDPVVLVTWHDAVAYCQWAGGKRLPTVPEWLAACNGGNLTKHGDVWEWTSTEVGTEGDSFKALCGPMGTCDCSHRYRPHWLNEVKGFRCAGGQSPLTFERHRPSRAAWAARPAGSPGT from the coding sequence ATGCACTCCCGACTTCGTACCTTCGCCGCCACGCGGGTTCTCTGGCTGGGGCTCGTGCTGCCGCTTTCCGTCGTGACGGGCGCACTTCCGGCCCTTTCCGACGTCCTCGACCCGGCCGAGGTGACCAACCAGGACTACCGCCGGTTCATCCACGCTACCGGCCGCGCCGCGCCGGAGCACTGGACGGAAGGCACGCACCCCGAAGGCTCGGCATCCGATCCCGTGGTGCTGGTGACGTGGCACGACGCCGTGGCCTATTGCCAATGGGCGGGGGGCAAGCGGCTGCCCACCGTGCCCGAATGGCTGGCGGCGTGCAACGGCGGCAACCTGACCAAGCACGGCGATGTTTGGGAATGGACCTCCACCGAGGTCGGAACGGAAGGAGATTCGTTCAAGGCCCTGTGCGGACCCATGGGGACATGCGACTGCTCCCACCGGTATCGGCCCCACTGGCTCAACGAAGTGAAAGGGTTCCGGTGCGCCGGCGGCCAGTCGCCGTTGACCTTTGAACGCCACCGGCCCAGCCGGGCAGCGTGGGCCGCTAGACCAGCCGGCTCTCCGGGAACATGA
- a CDS encoding ethanolamine ammonia-lyase reactivating factor EutA, translating into MHDDADNPEHFHPGPDAIVEDIEGVEMFSLTSVGIDIGSSTSHLVFSHLTLRREGAGLSARFRVTDREVLYRSPIMLTPYSSGTLIDTAKVEDFIHESYRVAGYTHDDIDTGAVVITGEALNKENSRPILEYFAKDSGKFICASAGPNHEALLAAYGCGAVDLSKSAKATVLNIDMGGGTTKLSVIRDGTVTQTAAISVGARLIAFDENDVVTRVELPARFITKELGTPVEVGQTVTEDVKRAFAAYMGTYLFNVIQAKPLSDLEEHLLVTDLLPDYDGLESIDHIVFSGGVSEHIYDHEVPSYGDVGPYLGKEIRDRIDELNRADLVKEPVEGIRATVIGAGEYTIQASGNTSYISSETPLPVYGLQVVKALIDEDSDVQATLRAALAKFDLDKFKPGLALALGLDGVPNYKSIRRVAEGIAAVVNDAEDPADPALNVFLILDMDVAKSLGGILKEELKVGPEVIAVDGIDVGDLDFIDVGNAMGVTEVIPVTIRSFMFPESRLV; encoded by the coding sequence ATGCACGACGACGCAGACAACCCCGAACACTTTCATCCCGGACCCGATGCCATCGTGGAGGATATCGAAGGGGTCGAGATGTTCTCGCTCACCAGCGTGGGCATCGACATCGGCTCCTCGACCTCCCATCTGGTGTTCTCCCACCTGACGCTCCGGCGCGAAGGCGCCGGGCTGTCGGCCCGGTTCCGGGTCACCGACCGGGAGGTGCTGTACCGTTCGCCGATCATGCTGACGCCGTACAGCTCCGGGACCCTCATCGACACGGCCAAGGTGGAGGACTTCATCCACGAGTCCTACCGCGTGGCCGGCTACACCCACGACGACATCGACACCGGCGCGGTGGTGATCACCGGCGAGGCCCTCAACAAGGAGAACTCCCGCCCCATCCTCGAGTATTTCGCCAAGGACTCGGGCAAGTTCATCTGCGCGTCGGCCGGCCCCAACCACGAGGCGCTGCTGGCGGCCTACGGCTGCGGCGCGGTGGACCTGTCCAAGTCGGCCAAGGCCACGGTGCTGAATATCGACATGGGCGGCGGCACCACCAAGCTGTCGGTCATCCGCGACGGGACCGTGACGCAGACCGCGGCCATCAGCGTGGGCGCGCGTCTCATCGCCTTCGACGAGAACGACGTGGTGACCCGGGTCGAGCTTCCCGCCAGGTTCATCACGAAGGAGCTGGGCACCCCGGTGGAGGTCGGCCAGACCGTCACGGAGGACGTCAAGCGGGCGTTCGCCGCCTACATGGGCACCTACCTCTTCAACGTCATCCAGGCGAAGCCGCTTTCCGACCTCGAAGAGCATCTGCTGGTGACCGATCTGCTGCCCGACTACGACGGCCTGGAGAGCATCGACCACATCGTCTTCTCGGGCGGCGTCTCCGAACACATCTACGATCACGAGGTGCCGTCCTACGGCGACGTCGGCCCCTATCTCGGGAAGGAGATCCGGGACCGCATCGACGAGCTGAACCGGGCGGACCTGGTCAAGGAGCCTGTCGAGGGCATCCGCGCCACCGTCATCGGCGCCGGCGAGTACACGATCCAGGCCAGCGGCAACACCAGCTACATCTCCAGCGAGACGCCGCTGCCGGTCTACGGCCTGCAGGTGGTCAAGGCGCTCATCGACGAGGACTCCGACGTGCAGGCCACGCTCCGCGCGGCGCTGGCCAAGTTCGACCTCGACAAGTTCAAGCCGGGTCTCGCCTTGGCGCTAGGCCTCGATGGCGTACCCAACTACAAGTCCATCCGGCGGGTGGCGGAAGGCATCGCGGCGGTGGTCAACGACGCGGAGGATCCGGCGGACCCGGCCCTCAACGTGTTCCTGATCCTGGACATGGACGTGGCCAAGTCCCTGGGCGGCATCCTGAAAGAAGAGCTCAAGGTCGGGCCGGAGGTCATCGCGGTGGACGGCATCGACGTGGGCGACCTGGACTTCATCGACGTCGGCAACGCCATGGGCGTCACCGAGGTCATCCCGGTCACCATCCGCTCGTTCATGTTCCCGGAGAGCCGGCTGGTCTAG